A window from Roseburia sp. 499 encodes these proteins:
- a CDS encoding HAD family hydrolase: MTSKIDTVIFDLDGTLLNTLTDLTNSVNYALEQYQLPTHSEDAVRRMVGNGIYVLFEKAIPNGRNFPEYDNCVKTFQKHYELHKKDFTQPFPGIMDLLKQLSTQSYKLAIVSNKFDQAVKELCKDFFTPYISIAIGESKEIARKPAPDTVFEAMKELGSAPETCIYVGDSDVDIATANNSGIPCISVTWGFRDLDFLIQHGGTHFANNTDDIIDILSKWS, from the coding sequence ATGACATCTAAAATCGATACTGTCATTTTCGACTTAGACGGTACTTTATTAAATACATTAACAGACCTAACCAATAGTGTAAACTATGCGCTAGAACAATACCAATTACCTACTCACTCAGAGGACGCTGTGCGCCGTATGGTTGGAAATGGTATTTATGTACTATTTGAAAAGGCTATTCCAAACGGACGAAACTTTCCTGAATACGACAACTGTGTAAAAACATTTCAGAAACACTATGAATTACATAAAAAAGATTTTACCCAGCCTTTTCCCGGAATTATGGACTTGCTAAAACAGTTATCCACTCAAAGCTACAAACTTGCCATAGTTTCCAACAAATTCGACCAGGCAGTAAAAGAATTGTGTAAAGACTTTTTCACACCATATATCTCAATTGCAATTGGCGAATCGAAGGAAATTGCCCGAAAACCGGCACCGGATACTGTATTTGAGGCTATGAAAGAACTTGGTTCTGCACCGGAAACCTGTATCTATGTGGGGGATTCTGATGTAGATATTGCAACGGCAAATAATTCCGGAATTCCTTGCATTAGTGTAACCTGGGGATTCCGCGACCTAGACTTTCTTATCCAACATGGTGGTACACATTTTGCCAATAACACAGATGACATTATAGATATTCTTTCTAAGTGGAGTTAA